Proteins found in one Candidatus Neomarinimicrobiota bacterium genomic segment:
- a CDS encoding glucose-1-phosphate adenylyltransferase — protein sequence MRRVLSLILGGGRGTRLAPLTSVRSKPAVPIGGKYRLIDIPISNCLNSNIRRIYVLTQFNSESLHRHINSTYKFDPFSQGFLEVLAASQTFENAHWYQGTADAVRHNMHHFEKWEFTEYLILAGDHLYRMNYDKFVYHHRSSAADITISVKAVSREEAKDFGVLKVDSNGRIVRFAEKPKEDKILDEMTSDTGNPDKPYWGSMGIYVFSKKILRKALSDIQKDDFGGDIIPGAIESGYHVQAFFFNGYWEDIGTIRSFYDANIAMTSQTPPFCFRDPLMPIYTHARMLPGSHIGDSCIVSSTVGEGSMIRATSIRKSVIGIRSIINYGTTIESSYIMGNDYFEEDRETSIPLGIGRNCVIKNAIIDKNVHIGNDVQILNKNGIDYKEESQYWIRDGIVVVKKGAVLEDGTII from the coding sequence ATGAGACGTGTTTTATCACTCATACTTGGAGGAGGACGGGGGACACGGCTGGCTCCCCTCACCAGTGTGCGTTCCAAGCCGGCAGTCCCCATCGGGGGGAAATACCGGTTGATTGACATACCTATCAGCAATTGCCTGAATTCCAATATCCGAAGAATTTACGTCTTGACACAGTTCAACAGCGAATCTCTCCACCGGCATATTAACAGCACCTACAAGTTTGATCCCTTTTCACAAGGGTTTCTGGAGGTTCTGGCGGCATCACAAACCTTTGAAAATGCCCACTGGTATCAAGGGACGGCAGACGCCGTCCGGCACAATATGCACCATTTTGAAAAATGGGAATTCACTGAATACCTGATTCTGGCCGGCGATCATCTGTACCGGATGAATTATGACAAGTTTGTCTACCATCACCGGTCCAGCGCTGCCGATATCACTATCTCCGTCAAAGCCGTTTCACGGGAAGAAGCCAAGGATTTCGGTGTGCTGAAGGTGGATTCAAACGGAAGAATTGTCAGATTTGCCGAAAAACCCAAAGAAGATAAAATCCTGGATGAGATGACCAGCGATACGGGGAATCCGGACAAACCCTACTGGGGATCTATGGGAATCTATGTGTTCAGCAAGAAAATTCTCCGAAAAGCCCTGAGTGATATTCAGAAAGATGATTTCGGCGGTGATATCATCCCCGGAGCCATTGAAAGCGGGTATCATGTCCAGGCCTTTTTTTTTAATGGATACTGGGAGGATATCGGGACCATCCGCTCCTTTTATGACGCCAACATTGCCATGACTTCCCAAACACCTCCCTTCTGTTTTCGGGATCCTTTGATGCCTATCTATACCCATGCCCGCATGCTTCCCGGAAGCCATATCGGGGACTCTTGCATCGTGTCATCCACCGTGGGGGAAGGATCCATGATCCGGGCTACTTCCATCCGTAAATCAGTGATTGGAATCCGGAGCATCATTAATTACGGAACGACGATCGAATCCTCCTATATTATGGGTAATGATTATTTTGAAGAAGACCGTGAAACAAGCATTCCCCTGGGAATCGGCCGCAATTGTGTGATAAAAAATGCCATTATCGATAAAAATGTCCATATCGGAAATGATGTACAAATCCTGAATAAAAATGGGATTGACTACAAGGAAGAAAGTCAGTATTGGATCCGGGATGGCATTGTCGTGGTGAAAAAAGGTGCAGTTCTTGAAGACGGAACCATTATCTGA